The Sabethes cyaneus chromosome 3, idSabCyanKW18_F2, whole genome shotgun sequence DNA window TCCCATCATGTTTGCGATCTTTCGAACAGAAAAGTTGATAGTCCTAGTTACTCTTTTTGTCGCCGTTGCGACTTCCGGCTTTCGATTTCGTCCCGATCCAGGCTTCCTGGCTGTCGACAAGCGTTCCCCGAACACGTTTATTATGTTGGAGATAGTTGATTTGGTCACTTTTAACAATTTTGCAAACTCGGTGTGCGAATAGTGTGGATCTTTGCGATGCGCATGCAAGATTTTGATGCGTTGCTCCTCTTGTTTTGACACTATATTAATAACTGAACTGTCAAAATCAACATATAGACATTATTCATGTATTTTaactcccagataacacaaaatcgtaatagaaagtgtgAAATTTTGTGAacttaaatcgttttcatgtcaattttacattggaattgtataatgattagagtatgtcaaaacaaagtgaacgataagttgttttgcagtcgtgcgtgttctcatatacaactcatgactgttaattataaaactgtatagatgattgaaatatttagttatatctcaatcatatattcaggggTATTAAGTTGCGTGCTATAAAAACCGCtgcataaaatgcaagatataattaaaaataatcgtcaaaattttcgcacgtatattgcctccactttggtacatatatgctcttatctgacgtgaaatataactttttcgttcagatatgatgtcgtatttctcagttgcaatcgagatatacaaaccaaatgggtTACTGGGCTGCACgacaaaaaaattgcaattcCACGAAACTGGTAACACTGTTTCAACTGGAAAGCtagttcaaataaagttttgctcATAGGAATCCACATTAAAAACGAGTAATTACCACAACATTAGCCAGATGTGCACAATAACCATCGATGCTCAGTTACTTCACCGCACCGCTCCAAGGTATGACTCAACCTCAAAAATCCAAGCATCAGATCCACCAGATCACCGGAACAGATATTGATCGCTTGCTCGTTCGTTCCGCTCACGAACGACACCACATCTACTTACGGCTATTCATTACAACGATCAAAACCGGGAATCACAGAAACAGAGAATCCAAGCGCAGTCATGCTAGCAAATATGCAACCTGATGAACAATGTAACGCGCCTGCTTTGCTGAATATTAATTTGGCCGTACAAATGAAGTTTGACTGTACCaattaaaataatgaaatattttacATTGACACAGGATCGCATTAAATTGAACATCACGAGTTTGACCTACGATCCGATATGACGGAAATGGGAATTCTGTATTTTTTACATTCCATtggattgtttttatttattgaataattatAGCACGATTTATCCATTAAATGTAACTACCGAAGTACCGTAAGTTTTTACTGCGGTCTACAACGCCCAAACTCGTACGTAATCCACCTGCATGGAAACATCAGTAGATTCATTTTCGTCCAACTTCCACGTTGGTAACCAATCATTTTTCGCATTCCAGAAGTCCGTCATCGGATGGGGTGATTCATTGGACCACGGCTTCTTGGTCGGATTGATACCGTCGTCCGAAAAGTATTCCGTTCCACCGACTGCCAGAGAAACCCGTAAATAAAACTCCTGATCAAATGGAGCCATAGGGCTGCTGTAACGCCACGGATTGTCCATACCCGGTGCGGTGCTGTTGAAATTGCCCCGAGCCCAAAATCCCGTGCCGGTCTTCACCGTCCCCGTTTCAATATCGTTGATGCTAAAGGCGATATGATCCGGCGTCCACTCCATTTGGTACCGATTAAATCCAGTATGATATCCTTTGCCGGATTCAGAGTTCCGGGTGAACGTTGTCGTCGCTGCTTCGTTGTAGGCTTCGTTCGGTCCAAACTGTAGTTTAGAACAAACTTGCTCTATGCCGACGTTGATCCCATTCTTGATCAAATCTCGATTTCCCTTCGATTCCAACAGGTCGATTTCCCCCGAAGCTGGCCATGCACCATAAGCGTCATATTTCGGTAGAAACCAAACGGATGGCCACAGCCAATCACCAGCCGGTAGCTTCGCGCTGATTTCAACTTTTCCGTACTTAAACGCAAACGATTCTACCGTACGAAGACTGGCACTTTTCACCGGGTTGAGAATCTGGAAGTGACTTCCAGTACGTTCACAGCCTAGAAAGCTTTGCCTGGTGCACCTACCAAAAGACGGAAAAAACGAGTGATGAAATTTTGAATCAGAATCACTTGACTGATATATTACTGTTCAGCCGGAGAACCTCCGTGAATGTTAAGAACACCAGAGCGTAGGAATGCTTCACCGTACTCATCCACTGTTAGCGTAGGTCGTATGAAGAGGTTACCTTCTTTCACGAAAGAGTTGGAACGGTTGTTGGTGAACCACTGAAATTCCCACTTCTGaaagcaaataaaaaacaacaccATTTTGTGGTAAATTTTGAGCCAAATATTCTAATTAAAATAATTGTTAGAAAACAAGTATCGTGGTCACGTACGGTACTTCCAGCCAGAGTATTTTCGTGTTGCCAAGTGTCCAAATCAAAACTATCGAAGCTGTCCTCGAATATCAAATCTCCCGTGCAGTAAGTACCTGAGCGAAAACAAACATATGAGATTACGGTCATTtggttttttgttggaaaacaattTCAATCTTAATTAATCTAGTCCATCTGACTGCAAAGTCtgccaaataaaaacaaacggTCTGATtccgaaaacaaaatttcagACCAAACTCAACTAGGTATTTAAATTAAGCTACTTCTTGAATCCATACATAAGGAAAACCAACTCTAATTGGTAAGACCAAAATAATTAACTACTTCGAGAATTCAAAATAGGTAACCTGCACTTACCATATACTCTATGCAAAAAGCAATACAGCTTAGGTTATTTAGAAATTGGGTAATGTTTCgggccccgtaactgtcctatactctaatagccggctgcgaaggctgtcgataaagaagcgtcaaatcttagaaagtacgtttaatcccacggctttgctttgtatACTTTCGGACTGGAATCCATTGTCATTGTACCATTGTCGTCAGTGATGTTAGATGTATCGATCTACCCGTAattctacggatttaggattTTTTACGGATCAACTAACCGTATCTACTGATTTTCATAGATTTTACGGAAAAGAACATTGCGTTGAAGGCATGATATTTTTCACTTTCAGGTTTTCGATCATGAATTTCATAAtttcatacttacttacttaatcagctccaggccgtggtttc harbors:
- the LOC128741800 gene encoding beta-1,3-glucan-binding protein-like, with amino-acid sequence MGVLSVLTVCAFLAVCLWVDYGSAGKSSSSAKCEKSLTSASGSKAASGTYCTGDLIFEDSFDSFDLDTWQHENTLAGSTKWEFQWFTNNRSNSFVKEGNLFIRPTLTVDEYGEAFLRSGVLNIHGGSPAEQCTRQSFLGCERTGSHFQILNPVKSASLRTVESFAFKYGKVEISAKLPAGDWLWPSVWFLPKYDAYGAWPASGEIDLLESKGNRDLIKNGINVGIEQVCSKLQFGPNEAYNEAATTTFTRNSESGKGYHTGFNRYQMEWTPDHIAFSINDIETGTVKTGTGFWARGNFNSTAPGMDNPWRYSSPMAPFDQEFYLRVSLAVGGTEYFSDDGINPTKKPWSNESPHPMTDFWNAKNDWLPTWKLDENESTDVSMQVDYVRVWAL